A portion of the Acidobacteriota bacterium genome contains these proteins:
- a CDS encoding type II toxin-antitoxin system VapB family antitoxin, with translation MKKTLHIDEPLLRDARAAVGAKTDTETVRLGLEALVRRASYERLRALRGSEPDAVETPRRRERVVSVGYPTA, from the coding sequence ATGAAGAAGACCCTGCACATCGATGAGCCTCTCCTCCGCGACGCCAGGGCGGCCGTCGGGGCGAAGACTGACACCGAGACAGTGCGGCTCGGCCTGGAGGCACTCGTGCGCCGTGCCTCCTACGAGCGCCTGCGGGCACTGCGCGGGTCCGAACCCGATGCGGTGGAGACGCCGCGGCGCCGTGAGCGCGTGGTGTCGGTCGGGTACCCCACGGCATGA
- a CDS encoding VapC toxin family PIN domain ribonuclease has protein sequence MAGHELIYGELLMGDRGGRQSLLRSYERMTQNPPVPHADVVTFVSARQLHGRGIGWIDAHLLASALVGGVRLWTTDGPLDALADELGIAYRFKDAETA, from the coding sequence GTGGCCGGTCACGAGCTCATCTACGGCGAGTTGCTGATGGGCGATCGCGGTGGCCGGCAGTCGTTGTTGCGCAGCTACGAACGGATGACGCAGAACCCTCCGGTGCCTCACGCCGACGTCGTGACGTTCGTCAGCGCGCGCCAACTCCACGGACGAGGCATCGGCTGGATCGACGCACACCTGCTGGCGTCGGCCCTGGTCGGCGGGGTTCGACTCTGGACGACCGACGGCCCCCTCGACGCCCTCGCCGACGAACTGGGAATCGCGTACCGGTTCAAGGACGCAGAGACAGCCTGA
- a CDS encoding DUF4258 domain-containing protein has protein sequence MATFPHWWTWDLSFSSHAEARMERRGVTEMEVRAMLERAVGVRPAAIVGRFTIDVRNQNARWVVVVEPDAEARLLVVVTVYEVSE, from the coding sequence ATGGCAACCTTCCCGCACTGGTGGACGTGGGACCTCTCTTTCAGCAGCCACGCGGAAGCGCGCATGGAGCGGCGTGGTGTGACGGAGATGGAAGTGCGGGCTATGCTGGAGCGAGCCGTCGGGGTTCGCCCGGCGGCCATCGTTGGCCGCTTCACGATTGACGTCCGCAATCAGAACGCGCGCTGGGTCGTGGTTGTGGAACCCGACGCCGAGGCCAGACTGCTCGTCGTGGTGACTGTTTACGAGGTGTCCGAATGA